A window of the Leptospira bandrabouensis genome harbors these coding sequences:
- a CDS encoding alpha/beta hydrolase, whose product MIQKKIWLQQLRRNRPSLRKFGFISATIILVIFSVFTFAIWQASNQILFPKWKGITKDFRDCSSEGEKLWGKYCGNIRLTKEFEFKEVSIRSLNGYDLPGWLVPAIANGKGFQKGVILLVHGGGSDRRELTRMIPFYLRQGFDVLSFDLSCHGEAPCPFPGLSFGNRESRDVLSAYLYVSKKYKDILMMGSSVGASSILISLPFLDQVKGIILENPMLSFQRLILDSPESSGLPDQMVQTLIDLVTIRGRFDTLLSPENSLPLARNVPLLFIHSKKDSVVPYEQSMLLTKRYSGPSEVWFPEFGPHGLIWETNQAEYEKRVRDFIRRNTNERNTR is encoded by the coding sequence ATGATCCAAAAAAAAATATGGTTACAACAGCTTCGGCGAAATCGGCCAAGTTTGAGGAAGTTCGGATTTATCTCGGCTACCATCATTCTCGTGATTTTTTCTGTTTTCACTTTCGCAATTTGGCAGGCAAGCAATCAGATTTTGTTTCCGAAATGGAAAGGAATTACAAAAGACTTTCGGGATTGTAGTTCCGAAGGAGAGAAACTTTGGGGAAAATATTGTGGGAACATCCGCCTAACAAAAGAATTTGAATTTAAAGAAGTATCTATTCGATCGCTGAACGGTTATGATTTGCCTGGATGGTTGGTACCTGCTATTGCAAACGGGAAAGGATTTCAAAAAGGAGTGATTCTTTTGGTGCATGGAGGAGGGTCCGATCGGAGAGAACTCACTCGAATGATTCCCTTTTATCTTCGCCAAGGATTTGATGTTCTTAGTTTTGATTTATCTTGTCATGGTGAGGCACCTTGTCCATTTCCAGGTTTAAGTTTTGGAAACCGTGAATCGAGAGATGTTTTATCTGCATATTTATACGTTTCAAAAAAATATAAAGATATTCTAATGATGGGTTCTTCTGTAGGAGCCTCTTCTATATTAATTTCGCTTCCGTTTTTGGACCAAGTGAAAGGAATCATATTGGAAAATCCAATGTTAAGTTTCCAACGTTTGATTTTGGATTCACCCGAGTCATCTGGTTTACCAGATCAGATGGTTCAAACACTCATAGATTTAGTGACGATTCGAGGAAGATTCGATACCTTACTCAGTCCTGAAAATTCTTTACCTTTGGCAAGGAATGTGCCTCTATTGTTCATTCATAGTAAAAAAGATTCGGTTGTGCCTTACGAACAATCGATGTTACTAACAAAACGATATTCGGGGCCGAGCGAGGTTTGGTTTCCCGAATTCGGACCTCATGGGTTGATATGGGAAACAAACCAAGCTGAATATGAAAAGAGAGTTCGGGATTTTATTAGAAGAAATACCAATGAAAGGAATACGAGGTAG
- a CDS encoding SpoIIE family protein phosphatase, translated as MSQILTFVRSLFLAPEGVELRYQRYYVATNSIYVLAGLIHFTFIFFFWIVGAWEMAIFNLGSVLWFAFTIWINRKKYLFTSLYLCFSEVFLHALAATFFFGWGAGYQYYMMLFATGIFLLPPGKNLLKFGSIVIGCLLFASTYYYSMTNPPVYVWSANFLALINVSNIIFSTLFHAGFAYYFTLAANVAEDSLERENKAQTAFFQNISHELRTPLTLISGPSESALQRQEGLSPAEVKVVVNQARRLTRLVNQLLDLQKITSGRMELRKSYLRLDEFLTQVSENFTAYVKRKNIHFELNLFAEPLFVEADPEQLDKCIFNYLSNSIKFTESGGKIILELQKKENEAIISVRDTGIGISENQILRLFSRFGISEASLTREQEGTGLGLALVKELVELHGGKVGVESELGKGSHFYFTLPITANSSKETSTNNNHYHLFKHEYIPDEVNHPLVDLEKIKTNRTTKLLIVEDNPDLRSYLASILARVGFHVLVAADGQAGLETIFSETPDLVITDLMMPKLSGLDLIREVRKKEHLHSLPIILLTAKADAATRKEVHEEGADIYLSKPFLESELLSIIRNALRLKEKEYYLKEELSRGIRIQKKLLPDLNFEKELISAELEFLPSDGIAGDYYVVQSLGEGKTFVFLADVSGHGFSAGMISAILHFVLQLPEIPKDNPAVSLEHLNSYLYGNTAGLFVTAVAVVIDAHQKKFTWSKAGHEDIYFGTGDGFSALVGNGKPLAILPNWEGKNHEVDYLPGDKLFLFSDGIFDVRSKDQTLFRDSGFLDWSKENQNWKEKSSLKDLLQKAKQHQNTDKFEDDVTLLSVEFLK; from the coding sequence ATGAGCCAGATTTTAACCTTTGTTCGGTCCCTTTTTTTAGCTCCTGAAGGTGTGGAACTCCGCTACCAAAGGTATTATGTAGCAACCAATTCCATTTATGTATTAGCGGGCCTCATTCATTTTACCTTTATTTTTTTCTTTTGGATCGTAGGCGCATGGGAAATGGCAATTTTCAATTTGGGAAGTGTTCTTTGGTTTGCTTTTACCATTTGGATCAATCGGAAAAAATATCTTTTTACTTCTTTGTATTTATGTTTCTCTGAAGTGTTTTTGCACGCTTTAGCAGCAACGTTCTTTTTTGGTTGGGGTGCAGGTTATCAGTATTACATGATGCTTTTTGCTACGGGAATCTTTCTATTACCACCTGGTAAAAACCTACTTAAGTTTGGGAGTATTGTCATAGGATGTTTACTCTTTGCCTCAACTTATTATTATTCGATGACAAACCCTCCCGTTTATGTTTGGAGTGCTAATTTTCTTGCGCTAATCAACGTATCGAACATTATTTTTTCCACACTCTTCCATGCAGGATTTGCCTACTATTTTACTTTAGCAGCTAACGTTGCTGAAGATTCATTGGAGAGGGAAAACAAAGCACAAACTGCATTTTTCCAAAACATATCCCATGAACTTAGGACTCCACTGACATTAATCTCTGGACCTTCAGAATCTGCCTTACAAAGACAAGAGGGTTTATCTCCAGCCGAAGTTAAAGTGGTCGTCAATCAAGCAAGGCGCCTAACACGATTAGTGAACCAACTTTTAGACCTTCAAAAAATTACATCAGGAAGGATGGAACTAAGGAAATCTTACCTTCGTTTGGATGAATTTTTAACACAAGTGTCTGAAAATTTTACTGCATACGTAAAACGTAAAAACATTCATTTCGAACTTAATTTATTCGCAGAACCTTTGTTTGTCGAAGCAGATCCAGAACAATTAGACAAATGTATATTTAATTATTTATCTAACTCAATTAAGTTCACTGAGTCCGGTGGGAAAATTATCTTAGAATTACAAAAAAAAGAAAACGAGGCCATTATTTCTGTACGAGACACAGGAATTGGAATATCAGAAAACCAAATCCTCAGATTATTTTCTAGATTTGGAATTAGCGAAGCTTCTCTTACGAGAGAACAAGAAGGAACTGGTTTAGGACTTGCTTTAGTAAAAGAATTAGTGGAATTACATGGTGGAAAAGTTGGAGTAGAGAGTGAACTAGGAAAAGGTTCTCATTTTTATTTTACCTTACCTATTACTGCAAACTCTTCAAAGGAAACTTCAACAAATAACAATCATTACCATTTATTCAAACATGAATATATTCCTGACGAAGTAAACCATCCCTTGGTCGATTTAGAGAAAATCAAGACGAATCGAACCACCAAACTTTTAATCGTCGAAGATAACCCCGATTTACGTTCCTATTTAGCTTCCATTTTAGCTCGCGTGGGCTTTCATGTTTTAGTTGCAGCCGATGGACAAGCAGGACTTGAAACCATATTCTCGGAAACACCTGATTTAGTCATCACAGATCTAATGATGCCAAAATTAAGTGGTCTCGACTTAATTCGCGAAGTTAGAAAAAAAGAACATCTCCACTCTCTCCCTATCATCCTACTCACTGCCAAAGCAGATGCAGCTACGAGAAAAGAAGTACATGAAGAAGGAGCCGACATTTATTTATCCAAACCCTTTTTAGAATCTGAACTTTTAAGTATAATTCGAAATGCCTTACGATTAAAGGAAAAAGAATACTACCTCAAAGAGGAACTTTCACGAGGGATTCGAATTCAAAAAAAGTTATTACCAGATTTAAACTTTGAGAAAGAATTGATTTCGGCTGAATTAGAATTTTTACCTAGCGATGGCATTGCCGGCGATTATTACGTAGTTCAGTCATTAGGTGAAGGTAAAACTTTTGTATTTTTAGCCGATGTTTCCGGACATGGTTTTTCTGCAGGGATGATTTCCGCAATATTACATTTTGTATTGCAACTTCCAGAAATTCCTAAAGATAACCCAGCGGTTTCTTTGGAACATTTAAATTCTTATTTGTATGGGAACACAGCAGGATTGTTTGTTACCGCGGTGGCAGTGGTCATAGATGCACATCAAAAAAAATTCACTTGGTCTAAAGCGGGTCATGAAGATATTTATTTTGGAACCGGTGATGGTTTTTCTGCGTTAGTTGGTAACGGAAAACCATTGGCTATTTTGCCAAACTGGGAAGGTAAAAATCATGAAGTCGATTATTTGCCTGGTGACAAACTGTTTTTATTCTCTGATGGTATTTTTGATGTTCGTTCGAAAGACCAAACGTTATTTCGCGACTCTGGATTTTTAGATTGGAGTAAAGAGAATCAAAATTGGAAAGAAAAATCTTCTCTAAAAGATTTGTTACAAAAAGCAAAACAACACCAAAACACTGATAAGTTTGAAGATGATGTGACACTTCTTTCTGTGGAATTTTTGAAATAG
- a CDS encoding ester cyclase yields the protein MDVLEKNKQIVKRFNKEVIQNCNEVSFKELMHVNFVNRSAPENANDSNAMWNTFSSVLKPAFPDLTVEIFDQVAEGDKVTTRKAITGTHLGVLMGIAPTQKKIRIDVIDIVRLQDGKYIEHWGLNTLPTVLVELRSI from the coding sequence ATGGATGTTTTAGAAAAAAACAAGCAGATCGTTAAGCGATTCAACAAAGAAGTCATTCAGAATTGTAATGAAGTTAGCTTTAAAGAACTTATGCACGTAAATTTTGTCAATCGATCCGCGCCCGAAAATGCGAATGATTCAAATGCAATGTGGAATACTTTTAGTTCTGTGTTAAAACCAGCATTTCCTGATTTAACCGTAGAAATTTTTGATCAAGTTGCCGAAGGAGACAAGGTCACGACTCGTAAAGCCATTACGGGAACCCACTTGGGTGTGCTTATGGGGATTGCTCCCACACAGAAAAAAATCAGAATTGATGTCATCGATATTGTTCGTTTGCAAGATGGAAAATATATCGAACATTGGGGACTCAATACTTTACCAACCGTTCTCGTTGAACTAAGGTCCATATAA
- a CDS encoding MBL fold metallo-hydrolase: MVFKRFEFVSLCILGFVLSCQVTSHNVKPYISDKTSATLPTSIKPNKYVEFQVVKVADWEASLDGLLDLDDPKAKAVGLKDRAEPISIYFYLVKHPKFGTYMIDSGMGKNFPKGEDGKSLVSSIVESQMHFDKLKVYESTKTYLQNNQIDIKGIFFTHLHLDHTLGAYEIDRAVPFYVGPGEVTDKQFINLFVQGSTDRLLGKNPNLVQFGFGKNTKEISVFDFFGDQSFFVISVPGHTPGSLAFYIPAKGGAHLVLGDTCHTQWGWKEGVIPGKFTSDPKLNRKSLDFLKEVAETHEIQFVYPGHQDRISTPLKK, encoded by the coding sequence ATGGTTTTTAAAAGATTTGAATTTGTATCCCTTTGTATTTTGGGATTTGTTTTATCCTGTCAGGTAACATCCCACAACGTAAAACCATATATTTCAGATAAAACTAGTGCGACCTTACCAACATCCATAAAACCTAACAAGTATGTCGAATTCCAAGTAGTGAAAGTTGCCGATTGGGAAGCTTCCCTTGATGGTCTTTTGGATTTAGATGATCCCAAGGCAAAGGCAGTGGGATTAAAGGATCGTGCGGAACCTATATCCATATATTTTTATCTCGTCAAACATCCGAAATTTGGAACTTATATGATAGATTCTGGTATGGGAAAAAATTTTCCCAAGGGTGAAGATGGCAAAAGCCTTGTTAGTTCCATCGTAGAATCGCAGATGCATTTTGATAAACTCAAAGTGTATGAATCCACCAAAACATATTTACAAAATAACCAAATTGATATAAAGGGAATATTTTTCACACATTTGCATTTAGACCATACTCTTGGAGCTTATGAGATAGATAGAGCCGTTCCATTTTACGTTGGACCTGGAGAAGTGACAGACAAACAATTCATCAATCTATTTGTACAAGGTTCCACAGATCGGCTGTTAGGCAAAAATCCAAATTTGGTCCAGTTTGGTTTCGGGAAAAATACGAAGGAAATCTCAGTATTTGATTTTTTTGGTGATCAAAGTTTCTTTGTTATTTCTGTACCAGGGCATACACCGGGGAGTTTGGCTTTTTATATTCCCGCCAAAGGTGGTGCTCATTTGGTGTTAGGAGATACTTGTCACACACAATGGGGATGGAAGGAAGGAGTGATCCCTGGAAAATTCACATCAGATCCAAAACTAAATCGAAAAAGTTTGGATTTTCTAAAAGAAGTCGCAGAAACGCATGAAATTCAGTTTGTTTATCCAGGCCACCAAGATAGAATCTCTACACCTTTAAAAAAATAA
- a CDS encoding YciI family protein has product MEEYLILMRLDILTKEAQPSPEQLQVYMLQYQEWINGIMAEKKFKSGTALSTEGRVIQSDFIITDGPYVETKESLAGFIIIYAKDFDDAAKIAKKCPILMGAGNSVEVRKVIGIHKED; this is encoded by the coding sequence GTGGAAGAATATTTGATTTTAATGCGTTTAGATATACTCACTAAAGAAGCCCAACCTTCCCCCGAACAATTGCAAGTTTATATGTTACAGTACCAAGAATGGATCAATGGAATTATGGCAGAAAAAAAGTTTAAATCAGGAACTGCATTGTCCACCGAGGGGCGGGTCATTCAATCAGATTTTATCATTACTGATGGTCCTTACGTAGAAACTAAAGAATCTCTTGCAGGTTTTATCATCATTTACGCAAAAGATTTTGATGATGCAGCAAAAATTGCCAAAAAATGTCCTATCTTAATGGGAGCCGGGAATAGTGTAGAGGTTCGCAAGGTAATCGGCATTCATAAGGAAGATTAA
- a CDS encoding RNA polymerase sigma factor, producing MNNISYIELLDQAKSGNLRAWADLQNRFSSFANQFASKILKDTDLSQDVVQESFWDLYQSLDKITTPEAFPSLLKRALIKHVDRILRKKESQNLVYVDPKQIEKNTEELHTSFLEKECYETITQNVNKLEPEDQKLIELYYYQNYSLVEISKSEGKSLSFIKKRHIRLKRILRNGIGETFRPEANSTFLVAA from the coding sequence ATGAATAACATATCCTACATTGAACTTTTGGACCAGGCAAAATCCGGTAACCTCCGGGCTTGGGCTGATTTACAAAATCGATTTTCTAGTTTTGCCAATCAATTCGCCTCTAAGATTCTGAAAGATACGGATCTTTCCCAAGACGTTGTCCAGGAATCTTTCTGGGATTTGTATCAGAGCCTAGATAAAATAACCACTCCAGAGGCATTTCCTAGTTTGCTTAAAAGAGCTCTTATCAAACATGTGGATCGTATTTTGCGAAAGAAAGAGTCACAGAATTTGGTTTATGTGGATCCAAAGCAGATCGAAAAAAATACGGAAGAACTACATACTTCATTCCTCGAAAAAGAATGTTATGAAACGATTACACAAAATGTTAACAAGTTGGAGCCGGAAGACCAAAAGCTAATAGAGCTCTATTATTATCAGAATTATTCCTTGGTTGAAATTTCAAAATCAGAAGGGAAATCATTATCTTTTATTAAAAAAAGACATATTCGGTTAAAAAGAATTCTTAGAAACGGAATTGGCGAAACTTTCAGGCCAGAAGCTAATTCTACTTTCTTGGTAGCGGCTTAG
- a CDS encoding ClpP family protease yields the protein MEATQVYSNGQIENVYLEQRKVFLWGEVNDNSARYLIDRFLYLEALDPTRPITLYIHSPGGSTYAGLAILDVMNHLHNPVHTTCLGMAMSFGAVLLLSGAKGFRFAYPHSKVLIHQPHVMGEFKGPAEDIRIFAESVRREKDLLNEIMAKATGQPLEKMKEDTERDTWFTAKEALDYGIIDKIIGGN from the coding sequence TTGGAAGCAACTCAAGTTTATTCAAATGGGCAAATTGAAAATGTTTATCTCGAACAAAGAAAAGTATTTCTTTGGGGTGAGGTAAATGACAATTCCGCTAGATATTTAATTGATCGTTTTTTGTATCTCGAAGCATTGGATCCTACAAGACCAATTACACTTTACATTCACTCTCCAGGTGGATCAACTTATGCTGGTTTGGCGATTTTGGATGTAATGAATCACCTTCACAATCCCGTACATACTACATGTCTTGGAATGGCTATGTCTTTTGGCGCAGTTTTACTGCTTTCAGGAGCCAAAGGATTTCGTTTTGCTTACCCTCATAGTAAAGTCCTGATTCACCAACCTCATGTTATGGGAGAATTTAAAGGTCCTGCTGAAGACATAAGGATATTTGCTGAATCTGTTAGAAGGGAAAAAGATTTGCTAAATGAAATTATGGCTAAGGCAACAGGCCAACCGCTTGAAAAGATGAAGGAAGACACGGAACGTGATACTTGGTTTACTGCGAAGGAAGCGTTAGATTATGGTATCATTGATAAGATCATTGGAGGGAATTGA
- a CDS encoding RNA polymerase sigma factor has product MNQSEILPNLFRTEYSKIISVLCKQFGFYQIEIAEDITSETFLTASQVWGIQGTPENPAAWLYVVAKNKAKNLIHRDSILKKKILPHYKRESFVSDLELDLSEENIRDSQLRMIFAVSHPSIPIESQIGLSLRILCGFGIDEIARAFLSNKETINKRLLRAKNKLRKNNVSLDFPSSLELEERLSSVLRTIYLLFNEGYCSQTQDSILRKELCLEAIRLCSFLLENKNTNTAEVNALLSLLCFHISRFDARLGGEGEIILYADQNRKLWNQEFIKKGEYFFSQANLEPKFSKYHLEAAIAFWHTRTEETEKKWESIFQLYTGLLELESSPLILLNRAYALFKVKGRDVAIKELKSLDLKTNPYYFFLLGELYSEFEPEKANRYYQKAIEFANTELDKLVIRRRMKC; this is encoded by the coding sequence ATGAATCAATCTGAGATTTTGCCAAATTTGTTTCGCACTGAGTACTCAAAAATCATATCGGTTCTGTGCAAACAATTTGGTTTTTATCAGATTGAGATCGCAGAAGATATAACCAGTGAAACATTTTTAACCGCTTCTCAAGTTTGGGGAATTCAGGGAACCCCTGAAAACCCTGCTGCTTGGTTGTACGTAGTTGCCAAAAATAAAGCTAAAAATCTGATTCATAGAGATTCAATTCTTAAAAAGAAAATTCTTCCTCATTACAAAAGGGAGAGTTTTGTTTCTGATCTAGAGTTAGATCTTTCTGAGGAGAATATTCGGGACAGTCAATTACGAATGATTTTTGCAGTTTCGCATCCTTCGATTCCTATAGAGTCGCAAATTGGATTATCGTTACGAATTTTATGTGGATTTGGGATCGATGAAATCGCAAGGGCATTCCTATCAAACAAAGAAACAATTAACAAGAGGTTACTTCGCGCAAAAAATAAACTCAGAAAAAATAATGTTTCATTGGATTTCCCAAGTTCTTTGGAATTAGAGGAAAGACTTTCTTCGGTGCTTCGAACCATTTATTTATTGTTCAACGAAGGCTATTGTTCGCAAACCCAGGACAGTATTCTTCGAAAAGAATTATGCCTAGAGGCGATTCGACTTTGTTCTTTTTTATTGGAAAACAAAAATACCAACACTGCAGAAGTGAATGCTCTTCTTTCTCTTCTTTGCTTTCATATATCTAGGTTTGATGCAAGGTTAGGTGGAGAAGGAGAAATCATTCTCTATGCAGACCAAAATCGAAAACTTTGGAATCAAGAATTCATAAAAAAGGGAGAGTATTTCTTTTCCCAGGCAAATTTGGAACCAAAATTTTCCAAATATCATTTGGAAGCAGCCATTGCCTTTTGGCATACTCGCACAGAAGAAACAGAAAAAAAATGGGAGTCCATTTTCCAACTTTATACGGGGCTATTGGAACTTGAATCCTCTCCCTTAATTCTGTTAAATAGGGCTTATGCATTATTTAAGGTGAAGGGAAGAGATGTTGCGATAAAGGAGCTCAAGAGTTTGGACTTAAAAACAAATCCCTACTATTTTTTTCTATTGGGAGAATTGTATTCTGAATTTGAACCGGAAAAAGCGAATCGATACTATCAGAAGGCAATAGAATTTGCAAATACTGAATTAGATAAATTGGTGATTCGAAGACGGATGAAATGTTGA
- the leuD gene encoding 3-isopropylmalate dehydratase small subunit, whose translation MSVGNWTIHTGVAVSIPREDIDTDQILPKQFMKLIDKKGFGKHLFFDWRYLDTEGKVPNPKFILNQDGYENASVLIAGKNFGCGSSREHAPWALSDFGFKAILAPSFADIFSINSAKNGIALVRLKEEEIQNINEWVSKNSGSQIRINLETLEVQAGDYTFPFQLDSASINRIRNGWDDIDITLKNSNEILEFEGIRRKEKPYLEVYW comes from the coding sequence ATGAGTGTAGGAAATTGGACAATCCATACGGGAGTTGCGGTATCCATCCCGAGAGAGGATATTGATACGGACCAAATACTCCCAAAACAATTTATGAAATTAATCGATAAAAAGGGATTTGGAAAACATTTATTCTTTGATTGGAGGTATTTAGACACGGAAGGAAAAGTGCCAAATCCAAAATTCATTTTGAACCAGGATGGATATGAAAATGCCAGTGTGCTCATTGCCGGAAAAAATTTTGGCTGTGGTTCAAGTAGAGAACATGCACCTTGGGCCCTTTCTGATTTTGGATTTAAAGCCATTTTGGCACCGTCCTTTGCAGATATATTCTCTATTAATTCTGCGAAAAATGGAATTGCTCTCGTTCGTTTGAAAGAAGAAGAGATTCAAAATATAAATGAATGGGTTTCAAAAAATTCAGGATCACAAATTCGAATCAATTTAGAAACTTTGGAAGTGCAAGCAGGAGACTATACATTCCCTTTCCAATTGGATTCTGCTTCTATTAATCGGATTCGAAATGGTTGGGATGATATTGATATCACTCTAAAAAATTCAAATGAGATATTGGAATTCGAAGGGATACGTAGAAAAGAAAAACCTTATTTGGAAGTATATTGGTAA